The Castanea sativa cultivar Marrone di Chiusa Pesio chromosome 11, ASM4071231v1 genome contains a region encoding:
- the LOC142616895 gene encoding uncharacterized protein LOC142616895, whose product MIVQQKSAELFAMTAWSFWTQRNQVQLNQAASVVHHIAQLSKDKHPEFLACQSTSTASSIERHARSRSRNFWEAPPADMVKINLDGAVFSGENKSGIGVVISDCLGLVIASCSKIVQQAYNNSEIEALAATTALSFTANIGINKAIFKGNFLVVMKELNEHDALLSSIGPWIKDAKTYANSFFQLLYSHTRRECNS is encoded by the coding sequence ATGATTGTGCAACAAAAGAGTGCTGAGCTCTTTGCTATGACTGCATGGTCGTTTTGGACTCAAAGAAATCAAGTCCAGCTAAACCAAGCAGCCAGTGTTGTCCACCATATTGCCCAACTGTCCAAGGATAAGCATCCCGAGTTCCTAGCCTGCCAGTCAACTTCAACAGCTTCATCAATTGAGAGACACGCACGAAGTAGAAGCAGAAATTTTTGGGAAGCTCCTCCGGCGGACATGGTGAAGATTAACTTAGACGGGGCTGTCTTCTCCGGTGAGAACAAGTCTGGTATCGGCGTGGTGATAAGTGACTGCTTGGGCTTGGTAATTGCTTCTTGCTCTAAGATAGTCCAACAAGCCTATAACAACTCTGAAATTGAAGCACTAGCTGCAACTACGGCTTTGTCTTTCACTGCTAACATTGGCATAAACAAAGCGATCTTCAAGGGCAACTTCTTGGTGGTTATGAAAGAACTAAATGAACATGATGCTCTGCTATCCTCTATAGGCCCTTGGATTAAAGATGCAAAGACCTACGCCAATAGTTTTTTTCAATTACTATACTCTCATACAAGGAGAGAATGTAATAGTTAA